One stretch of Podospora pseudoanserina strain CBS 124.78 chromosome 4, whole genome shotgun sequence DNA includes these proteins:
- a CDS encoding hypothetical protein (EggNog:ENOG503P0N1; COG:S): MASLKFIMDVNDDYQVPDRQQAQNNKKAKVPIKPATTGQLPEEPNPQPHPRHASSSGLAAEEDINPPSPSTLNKKRAASSRGPKPTTTTSTTTPTAPPGTASGSLDTPVPSTTLSPATARPSVRRRSTTSTDSMDRSGGYGSPASSSSMGGGPMRPMPPHPQPSDAVPMRLTPITGRVSRAKKGVPVHVCELCKPAKTFTRAEHLRRHQLSHEEPQFRCSGCDKAFHRQDLLTRHQQKNEHGESSSQPAVNQPSPYAVPSPRPPQPIQISGSQSGSSVPAQGSGQTPSIAAVSSETPSTTYSQPASSPHPTADYRGAAPEYDAYTMSPTTILVTPSSTRFSQTYSQPRTSQMEQLSVITQGIKMPEHREPSPWASSATDSTYSTPVSESLGNAQPWGHSNHLLSPYPNPASRVSPGPGLGGFIHPNPYSSNPHSTHTSHTYSAGTIFPNTMGFSGQDVSNHQASGLSNMHGNTMAGGFRGLTPEPHTSAQASGGLITPAPVLSTGIDPSLGMLRQKQGFMDTRLGAQTAMMTDMSVGYAASGDVSPGGEMTGLNLELGSKYAMHSSMPPSMNIPLPAAIRTAIPGYLDVYWEKVHPVLPIVHRQSFEAEPEDVLRCAMAAVATQHLDTKEDRNRGNQLHEHAWQEAKRAAKWSLQIKQTILLCEYFARFRGRKPVTKPSDLFRHLHQRVSTEQSITAPLSFSLMEDSVSWFFDTSAWSPTSSPVSSVSSFDSITPATIATTSPMVLRHLSPFSNTSWPQAIVPSSYVSPGSSYTDPSSFTHHSRSNTSPSPARSREISRIWSFLFSPERYDSVPATGNSLSFSTLSQSSAQAYLQFVSDTQALCPDSDILDQAMLSSDQHLVNGHERWKRWVEAESCRRLLAACFICDGHTSIYQQHGRVLDGNESLPLFGNSEKLWGASTAEEWHALQACDPVSAHAAAQPACVSDVESLTPEYIEACGRADRMVILGLCALRLPRRPASSSTVALSADNSPAPDFDSSQQARLQQQPQDMEAEQRIQRLFRTCPIANTYLALHHTPLRDLLAVSGDSWAYAQKVLPATIFQEHVRRVRQWAGGSLPGLNILKATLFASRALLGFLDSNRRNVSEDSGSSSSAASSRVADISDYWALHVCVLVCWAFNHGPRNSSKGQQQQQVQVHPRQRSSSGGPSGGSSPASRTSGLSTASTLNSSDDEPIRWLRRVAECSRLEDVLRFRAHREAAGVVGLVRRRMESDCVGSRNKLYVDAMGVLTKIEESAAIRRWF, encoded by the exons ATGGCTAGTCTCAAGTTCATAATGGATGTCAACGACGACTACCAAGTGCCGGACCGTCAACAGGCCCAGAATAATAAAAAGGCCAAGGTCCCAATCAAACCGGCCACTACCGGTCAGCTACCAGAAGaacccaacccacaaccacacccGAGGCATGCTAGTAGTTCCGGCCTGGCCGCCGAAGAGGATatcaaccccccttccccctctaCCCTGAACAAGAAACGTGCTGCTTCCTCAAGGGGTCCCAagccaacgacgacaacatcaaccacaaccccaactgCCCCCCCAGGAACGGCAAGCGGATCACTGGATACTCCAGTCCCATCCACGACCTTGTCTCCTGCCACCGCACGACCCTCAGTCCGTCGTCGAAGCACGACAAGTACCGACTCAATGGACCGGTCAGGAGGCTACGGATCTCCcgcctcgtcgtcatcaatGGGAGGCGGACCCATGAGACCTAtgccccctcatcctcaaccatctGATGCAGTACCGATGAGACTTACCCCCATCACTGGTCGTGTGAGCAGAGCGAAGAAGGGCGTTCCGGTACATGTCTGCGAGCTTTGCAAACCAGCCAAG ACCTTCACAAGAGCCGAGCACTTGAG GCGTCACCAACTCAGCCATGAAGAGCCTCAATTTCGTTGCTCGGGCTGTGACAAGGCATTTCATCGCCAAGATCTGTTGACTAGACATCAGCAGAAGAA CGAGCACGGTGAATCCTCATCCCAGCCAGCGGTTAATCAGCCAAGTCCATATGCTgtgccatcaccaagaccaccacagccaatACAGATCTCTGGGTCACAGAGCGGCTCATCAGTGCCGGCCCAAGGGTCTGGGCAAACACCTTCCATCGCGGCCGTCTCTTCTGAGACGCCTTCAACAACATATTCTCAGCCCGCCAGCTCGCCTCATCCAACCGCAGATTACAGAGGGGCCGCACCTGAATACGATGCCTACACAATGTCCCCGACAACCATTCTAGTcacaccatcttcaacacgGTTCTCACAGACGTATTCTCAGCCCAGGACATCACAGATGGAGCAATTGTCCGTAATAACACAGGGTATTAAAATGCCCGAGCACCGGGAACCGTCCCCTTGGGCATCATCGGCCACGGACAGCACTTATTCGACACCGGTATCGGAATCACTGGGAAATGCACAGCCATGGGGGCACTCAAACCACCTTCTCTCCCCATATCCTAATCCGGCTTCTCGAGTCAGCCCCGGGCCTGGACTTGGAGGTTTCATTCACCCGAATCCctactcctccaacccccacagCACACATACATCGCATACCTATTCGGCCGGAACAATCTTCCCAAATACTATGGGCTTTAGCGGTCAAGACGTCAGCAACCATCAGGCCTCCGGACTGAGCAACATGCACGGGAACACAATGGCTGGCGGCTTTCGAGGCCTCACCCCAGAGCCGCACACCTCGGCTCAAGCAAGTGGCGGTTTGATCACACCCGCCCCCGTCCTTTCCACTGGCATTGACCCTTCGCTCGGAATGCTTCGTCAGAAGCAGGGGTTTATGGACACACGATTAGGTGCCCAAACCGCCATGATGACTGATATGAGCGTTGGATATGCTGCGAGTGGTGATGTGAGCCCGGGTGGCGAGATGACAGGGTTGAacttggagttggggagcAAGTATGCCATGCACTCCTCCATGCCACCGTCCATGAACATCCCCCTTCCGGCCGCCATCAGGACTGCTATTCCTGGCTATCTTGATGTCTATTGGGAGAAGGTACACCCTGTGCTTCCAATTGTGCATCGGCAGTCATTTGAAGCCGAGCCGGAAGATGTGCTGAGGTGTGCCATGGCAGCCGTAGCCACCCAGCATCTCGACACCAAGGAGGACCGCAACCGGGGGAACCAGCTTCACGAGCACGCGTGGCAGGAGGCGAAGCGA GCAGCAAAATGGAGCCTGCAAATCAAGCAGACGATTCTTCTCTGCGAGTACTTTGCGCGCTTCCGAGGCCGAAAGCCGGTTACCAAGCCCTCAGACCTGTTCAGGCATCTCCACCAGAGGGTGAGTACTGAGCAGTCCATTACTGCACCGCTGTCTTTCTCTCTTATGGAGGATTCTGTTTCTTGGTTCTTCGACACCAGCGCCTGGTCtccaacatcctcccccgtTTCCTCTGTCTCTTCCTTTGATTCCATCACGCCGGCTACCAttgccaccacctctcccatgGTTCTCAGGCACCTGAGCCCCTTCTCGAACACATCATGGCCACAGGCCATTGTCCCTTCATCTTATGTTTCTCCTGGGTCCTCCTACACggatccttcttctttcacGCATCATTCTCGTTCCAAcacctctccttctcctgctcgtTCGCGAGAAATCTCTCGGATCTggtcttttctcttttctcccgAACGATACGACTCTGTACCGGCGACGGGGAATTCTCTTTCATTTTCGACTCTTTCTCAGAGCTCTGCGCAGGCGTACTTACAATTTGTCTCCGACACACAGGCCCTTTGTCCCGACTCCGACATACTCGATCAAGCCATGCTCAGTTCGGACCAGCACTTGGTCAACGGCCACGAGAGGTGGAAGCGCTGGGTTGAAGCCGAGTCCTGCCGTCGGCTTCTCGCAGCTTGCTTCATTTGCGATGGTCATACATCGATCTACCAGCAGCATGGGCGCGTTCTGGATGGCAATGAAAGCCTCCCGTTGTTCGGCAACAGTGAGAAGCTTTGGGGAGCCTCCACGGCAGAGGAGTGGCACGCCCTACAGGCTTGTGACCCGGTCTCTGCCCACGCTGCCGCCCAGCCAGCTTGCGTCTCCGACGTTGAAAGCCTCACCCCAGAATACATTGAAGCCTGCGGCCGGGCAGATCGCATGGTCATCCTTGGCCTATGCGCTCTGCGTCTGCCTCGACGGCCggcgtcatcatccacaGTTGCCCTTTCAGCCGACAACTCCCCCGCTCCGGACTTTGATTCAAGCCAGCAAGCACgtctccagcagcaaccccagGACATGGAAGCCGAGCAGCGCATCCAGCGGCTTTTCCGAACCTGCCCCATCGCCAACACCTACCTCGCCCTACACCACACGCCCCTTCGTGATCTCCTGGCCGTCAGCGGCGACTCTTGGGCCTACGCCCAGAAGGTCCTTCCTGCTACCATCTTCCAGGAACACGTCAGGCGAGTCAGGCAGTGGGCTGGCGGCAGCCTTCCGGGCCTCAACATTCTCAAAGCCACCCTCTTTGCCTCGCGTGCCCTGCTCGGGTTTCTGGACAGTAATCGCAGGAATGTGTCTGAagacagcggcagcagcagctcagcTGCATCGTCAAGGGTGGCAGATATATCCGACTACTGGGCCCTCCACGTCTGCGTGCTCGTCTGCTGGGCGTTTAACCACGGTCCGCggaacagcagcaagggccagcagcagcaacaagtgCAAGTGCACCCCCGGCAACGAAGCAGCAGTGGCGGGCCCAGCGGTGGAAGCAGTCCTGCCTCGAGAACGAGCGGGCTGTCGACCGCGTCCACGCTGAACAGCTCTGATGATGAGCCAATCCGCTGGCTGCGCAGGGTGGCTGAGTGCAGCCGTCTGGAGGACGTCTTAAGGTTCCGGGCCCATCGCGAGGCGGCGGGCGTGGTTGGGCTTGTGAGGCGCCGGATGGAGAGTGACTGTGTCGGCAGTCGGAATAAGCTGTATGTGGACGCCATGGGGGTGTTGAccaagattgaggagagTGCTGCTATCAGGAGGTGGTTCTAG
- the PCT1 gene encoding choline-phosphate cytidylyltransferase (BUSCO:EOG09264I9J; COG:I; EggNog:ENOG503NV4B): MSSPSSVSQSAGKRKRNNTAGAMNIQQGQVAQPESRDVSAEEGDTTAPESARAASAATAGHPPSKRLRGNPDSASAPTTTDAQAVDPGEPSDTTEASADIAERVTRKGTRKSVVSKEVSNGSTPSFDKPDESMAPPPIGTLTHPVGYRTNDPPTGRPVRVYADGVFDLFHLGHMRQLEQAKKAFPEVYLIVGVTGDEDTHRRKGLTVLSGKERAETVRHCKWVDEVVESCPWIVTPEFLEKHKIDYVAHDDIPYGADEGDDIYAPIKAAGKFLVTQRTEGVSTTGIITKIVRDYEKYIARQLKRGTTRQELNVSWLKKNELELKRHVQDLRDNIRSNWATTGQELSRELRQFWPSSRPQSPARYGPMANNGNDTPSSPSGPPSFTGYFSGPRSPGATTTAGERATSNVNDFVTGYTLGLIGGVRSWMTNKNRRSQSQDDGSQQVSDDESEEGESSNTKESTERRRSSGQNQQLRSGGSSSN, translated from the exons ATGTCGTCTCCAAGCTCAGTGTCGCAGAGCGCCGGGAAGAGAAAGCGCAACAACACAGCCGGCGCCATGAACATCCAGCAAGGACAGGTTGCCCAGCCCGAGTCCCGGGACGTTtcggccgaggagggcgacACCACAGCCCCCGAATCCGCCCGAGCTGCCAGTGCGGCCACCGCCGGACACCCGCCCAGCAAACGCCTGCGTGGGAACCCGGACTCGGCCTCCgcaccgacaacaacagacGCCCAGGCGGTTGACCCCGGCGAGCCTAGCGACACCACCGAAGCGAGCGCCGACATTGCTGAGCGTGTTACTCGCAAGGGAACCCGGAAGAGCGTTGTGTCAAAGGAGGTCAGCAATGGAAGCACCCCTTCATTCGACAAGCCGGACGAGTCCAtggcccctcctccaattGGCACCCTCACCCATCCCGTGGGTTACAGAACAAACGATCCCCCCACAGGCCGGCCGGTAAGAGTATATGCTGACGGTGTCTTTGACTTGTTCCATCTCGG TCACATGCGCCAGCTCGAGCAAGCAAAGAAGGCTTTCCCCGAGGTATACTTGATTGTGGGCGTTACTGGCGATGAGGACACCCACCGACGCAAGGGTCTGACAGTTCTCTCTGGCAAGGAGCGGGCGGAGACGGTCAGACATTGCAAGTGGGTGGACGAGGTGGTCGAAAGCTGTCCTTGGATCGTCACTCCCGAGTTCCTTGAGAAGCACAAGATTGACTATGTTGCTCACGACGACATTCCATATGGCGCcgatgagggtgatgacaTCTACGCCCCAATCAAGGCGGCAGGCAAGTTCTTGGTGACGCAACGAACGGAGGGTGTGAGCACCACGGGTATTATCACCAA AATCGTCCGTGATTACGAGAAATACATTGCCCGCCAACTCAAGCGTGGAACTACCCGCCAAGAGCTCAACGTCAGTTGGCTCAAGAAGAACGAGCTTGAACTGAAGCGCCATGTCCAGGATCTGCGTGACAATATCCGCAGTAACTGGGCCACGACGGGACAGGAGCTCAGCAGGGAGTTGCGTCAGTTCTGGCCGTCTAGTCGTCCCCAGAGCCCAGCAAGATACGGACCCATGGCGAACAATGGTAACGACACGCCCAGTAGCCCATCCGGTCCTCCGTCGTTCACGGGGTACTTTAGCGGCCCGAGGAGTCCCGGTGCCACTACTACTGCTGGAGAACGGGCTACCAGCAATGTAAACGACTTTGTGACTGGTTATACTCTTGGTTTGATCGGTGGTGTGAGGTCTTGG ATGACCAACAAGAACCGGAGAAGTCAATCCCAGGACGATGGCAGTCAGCAAGTCAGTGACGATGAGtctgaagagggggagagcAGCAATACGAAAGAGAGCACTGAGAGAAGACGGTCTTCAGGGCAGAATCAGCAACTGAGAtccggcggcagcagcagcaactaA
- a CDS encoding hypothetical protein (COG:A; COG:D; COG:K; EggNog:ENOG50KOG3017): MANKQEIQDTEELLKKRSLSPPHVVDSNTPIIPSEEDAPEPSSLAPSNATNPSDILKALTLHNSLRRSRNIPPLTYDKFLEDSARQWAEHLTKNIGKLQHAADTTQGENIYWVSDGGIEKEPCANAARSWLNEGRWYRGQKVGDPAEGVTGHYTQCMWPRTRRVGIAAVEGVSGNGKRGVYLVARYEPGGNSVGERSY, encoded by the coding sequence ATGGCAAACAAGCAGGAGATACAAGACACCGAGGAATTACTCAAGAAACGGTCACTCTCTCCACCACATGTAGTTGACAGTAATACACCTATTATCCCCTCTGAAGAAGACGCACCCGAGCCATCTTCTCTTGCGCcctccaacgccaccaacccctcagaCATCCTGAaagccctcaccctccacaaCTCCCTCCGCCGCTCTAGAAACATTCCCCCTCTTACCTACGACAAATTCCTCGAAGACTCCGCCCGTCAATGGGCAGAACACCTAACCAAAAACATCGGCAAACTCCAGCATGCAGCCGACACTACTCAAGGAGAGAACATTTACTGGGTGAGCGACGGTGGAATCGAGAAAGAACCATGTGCGAATGCGGCGAGGAGCTGGCTGAACGAAGGGCGATGGTATAGGGGGCAGAAAGTGGGGGATccggcggagggggtgacTGGGCATTATACTCAGTGTATGTggccgaggacaagaagggtTGGGATTGCAGCTGTGGAGGGTGTGAGTGGGAATGGAAAGAGAGGAGTTTATCTTGTTGCTAGGTATGAGCCAGGAGGAAATTCTGTAGGGGAGAGGTCATATTAG
- a CDS encoding hypothetical protein (EggNog:ENOG503P3NT; COG:S) has protein sequence MLTMLEQVPSPYTREEHWLNEQSLVRNGDNKRAPRRSHTHHDYCIPQPPVFTLQTIHSPPPSPGFSQDSCQSSTVTSPSEEHNRQLQLQQQPPRPVAAPRRPPLGPPRRSYSVTDKEPLPHHHRPGGRLQLMDLPPEIHYAIFDFLDPIDSTCLGLTNSNLYSIHRRLHGTVPLAVHRAGPNELEWAWHLAGQHVAAKPSLLTQKNEPGPKEGLGPEERKALICLRVRGQALCRKCVVSRCQLQTHIKDWMGEKYEYCDITQKFGPKAEEGARKKCERSSPRHSNWCARHGKKKGAAVKKQQQEATGQIHGTV, from the coding sequence ATGCTTACTATGCTGGAGCAGGTCCCCTCTCCCTATACCAGGGAGGAGCATTGGTTAAACGAGCAAAGCCTCGTAAGGAACGGAGACAACAAGCGTGCTCCGCGAAGGTCACACACTCACCACGACTACTGCattcctcaaccaccagtCTTCACACTCCAGACCATCCActcccctccgccatcgCCCGGGTTCTCACAGGACTCTTGTCAATCCTCCACAGTAACCAGCCCGTCAGAGGAACACAACAGGCAGCTTCAGCTacagcaacaaccgcccCGTCCTGTCGCTGCACCCCGCCGACCTCCCCTCGGGCCCCCTCGCCGTTCCTATTCCGTCACAGATAAGGAAccgctcccccaccaccaccgccctggcGGCCGCCTCCAGCTCATGGACCTCCCCCCAGAGATCCATTACGCCATCTTTGACTTTCTCGACCCAATCGACAGCACCTGCCTTGGGTTGACCAACTCCAACCTCTACTCCATCCACCGCCGGCTCCACGGCACCGTCCCGCTGGCTGTTCACCGCGCCGGGCCCAACGAGCTAGAATGGGCTTGGCACTTGGCCGGGCAGCATGTCGCGGCCAAGCCATCACTTTTGACCCAGAAGAACGAGCCAGGGCcaaaggaggggttgggtcccgaggagaggaaggcgtTGATATGTCTCAGGGTCAGAGGGCAGGCACTTTGCAGGAAGTGTGTGGTGAGTAGGTGTCAGTTGCAGACGCACATCAAGGATTGGATGGGGGAGAAGTATGAGTATTGTGATATCACGCAGAAGTTTGGGCcgaaggcggaggagggggcccGGAAGAAATGTGAAAGGTCTAGTCCGAGGCACAGCAATTGGTGTGCCAGGCatgggaagaagaagggtgcTGCtgtgaagaagcagcagcaggaggcgACGGGGCAGATACATGGGACGGTATAA
- a CDS encoding hypothetical protein (COG:N; EggNog:ENOG503P9RT), translated as MAESTSPIPFKRLEQIASDACNSVLENVEFYEHPKTAGWNETIIQKVLKALMSEATPAGASSPQYKFAINSTIVQHVVPTSQLNKPTSTGTTDAEAAAATKKQAGRRGMHSATGGYWNEKTDGMWSYKWDGDAKGLDVVLMLIWIAV; from the exons ATGGCTGAGTCTACCTCT CCAATTCCCTTCAAGCGTCTCGAGCAGATTGCTTCCGAT GCCTGCAACAGCGTTCTCGAGAACGTCGAGTTTTACGAGCACCCCAAGACCGCAGGATGGAATGAGACCATTATC CAAAAAGTCCTCAAGGCGCTAATGTCCGAGGCCACCCCCGCCGGCGCCTCATCCCCCCAGTACAAGTttgccatcaacagcaccatCGTCCAGCACGTCGTCCCCACCTCCCAGCTCAACAAGCCGACAAGTACAGGCACCACCGACGCcgaggctgctgccgcgACGAAGAAGCAGGCTGGCCGCCGGGGCATGCACAGCGCGACGGGCGGTTACTGGAACGAGAAGACGGATGGAATGTGGAGCTACAAGTGGGATGGCGATGCCAAGGGGCtggatgtggtgttgatgcttATCTGGATTGCCGTTTAG
- the nrf1 gene encoding GTPase regulator Nrf1 (COG:O; COG:U; EggNog:ENOG503P2Q0; BUSCO:EOG09265IBC), protein MSSQPLLQTAPGKRIALPTRVEPKVFFANERTFLSWLNFTVILGALAIGMLNFGDRPAFISAFLFTGVAMATMIYALITYHWRAKSIRMRGQAGFDDRFGPTFLAIILLLAVVVNFVLRITYSHQEGEKP, encoded by the exons atgTCCAGCCAACCACTCCTCCAAACCGCCCCAG GCAAGCGCatcgccctccccacccgCGTCGAGCcaaaagtcttcttcgccaacgAGCGCACCTTCCTCTCATGGCTCAACTTCaccgtcatcctcggcgccCTCGCCATCGGCATGCTCAACTTTGGCGACCGCCCCGCCTTCATCTCCGCCTTCTTGTTCACCGGCGTGGCGATGGCGACCATGATTTATGCCCTGATAACGTACCACTGGCGAGCAAAGTCTATACGGATGAGGGGGCAGGCCGGGTTCGACGACAGGTTTGGCCCCACTTTTTTGGCGATTattctgctgctggcggtggtggtcaacTTTGTGTTGAGGATCACGTACTCGCatcaggagggggagaagccTTGA
- a CDS encoding hypothetical protein (EggNog:ENOG503P74F; COG:S), with protein sequence MRPQSAALPGKRKFHSDDTNPPSSKKKRTGTGRVEGRSSHNIQSQTQTFLPSSLTNPQNASPFAQIFNPVLERIVPKYEVKAMSVIPSTSIYKHVDKALQHLGRFSAWDDTVLPGVVLLCAKSTTSNKLISIAELIRRRIGESEQKWYQYNILSETVVYDDPRMQKAADDFPSIVEETHMDVEGEGNCHQGNAEGGAAEEVYFESMRPIIHEQAVDPAKPKYKAHMTVLLSRVPLEELRVLANVGAQTNEQTIDDIRHRKDGMAR encoded by the coding sequence ATGCGTCCACAGTCAGCAGCGCTGCCTGGAAAGCGCAAATTCCACAGCGACGATAccaatcccccctcctcgaaaaAGAAGCGAACCGGTACCGGCCGAGTAGAAGGACGCTCATCCCACAATATCCAGTCACAAACACAAACTTTCCTACCTTCGTCATTAACAAACCCACAAAATGCAAGCCCCTTCGCTCAGATCTTCAACCCCGTCCTCGAGAGAATCGTCCCCAAATACGAAGTCAAAGCCATGAGTGTCATCCCCTCTACGAGCATATACAAGCACGTCGACAAGGCCCTCCAGCACCTCGGCCGGTTCAGCGCCTGGGACGACACAGTCCTTCCCGGCGTGGTGCTTCTTTGCGCCAAGTcgaccacctccaacaagctTATCTCCATTGCGGAACTGATCAGGAGGCGAATTGGCGAGTCAGAGCAAAAGTGGTACCAGTACAACATCCTGAGCGAGACGGTGGTGTACGACGACCCTCGGATGCAGAAGGCAGCCGACGATTTCCCCTCGATAGTGGAGGAGACACACATGGAtgtggagggcgagggaaaCTGTCACCAGGGCAAtgctgagggtggtgctgcggaggaggtgtatTTTGAATCAATGAGACCCATCATTCATGAGCAGGCTGTCGACCCGGCCAAACCAAAATACAAGGCGCATATGACGGTTCTCTTATCGAGGGTTCCATTGGAGGAGCTCAGGGTCTTGGCAAACGTGGGCGCTCAAACAAATGAGCAAACTATCGATGATATCCGGCACAGGAAGGATGGTATGGCTCGTTAG